One window of the Pedobacter ginsengisoli genome contains the following:
- a CDS encoding YfiT family bacillithiol transferase — MTTTELEKLRYPIGKFEKPAQITRALLDGYIATIASFPKALRKEVAHLTDTQLDTPYRPGGWTIRQVVHHCADSHMNSQVRLKWALTEDSPVIKAYYEERWAELADSRTLPVEPSLMILEGLHERWTFLLNSLSAEELERDFIHPEHGRSIKINENTGLYDWHCRHHLAHITELKKRQGWQ; from the coding sequence ATGACCACTACAGAATTAGAAAAATTACGTTATCCGATTGGTAAGTTTGAGAAACCTGCTCAAATAACCAGAGCATTGTTGGATGGTTATATTGCTACTATTGCTTCATTTCCTAAAGCTTTAAGAAAAGAAGTAGCTCATTTAACAGATACACAACTTGATACTCCGTACAGGCCTGGAGGCTGGACAATTAGACAGGTGGTTCATCATTGTGCAGATAGCCATATGAATAGTCAGGTAAGGCTTAAATGGGCTTTAACTGAAGATAGTCCGGTTATTAAAGCCTACTACGAAGAAAGGTGGGCTGAACTTGCAGACAGCAGAACATTGCCGGTTGAACCTAGCTTGATGATATTGGAAGGGCTTCATGAGCGGTGGACTTTTCTATTAAATTCGCTTAGCGCAGAGGAACTGGAAAGAGACTTTATACACCCTGAACATGGCAGAAGTATAAAGATCAATGAAAATACCGGTTTGTACGACTGGCATTGCCGTCATCACCTTGCTCATATTACGGAGCTGAAAAAAAGGCAAGGCTGGCAATAG
- a CDS encoding winged helix DNA-binding domain-containing protein — MNVSDIINYRLFNQQIARTAFSTPQQIVSWMVAMQAQEYAMSKWAIGLRLGDVTDADVEKAFNDGEILRTHLLRPTWHFAAPDDIRWLIELTGPRIRKAMTYYERELELDNQLFKKCNDIIGKALTGGNHLTRTALSDLLINNGISLNGRQMGHVMMNAEMDCLVCSGKRQGKQFTYALFDERAPTRLSIVKDEALLLLAQRYFASRGPATLKDFSVWSGLTITDAKKAGSMLDNNEFTKETFNDIEYILKRETLEMALDAASAKKIQKSFLMPDYDEYGMGYIDRTAIFNPIKLSSEFRKKNPVFDRMVIVDGIIEGTWKRTVKAKSVVVETYLFRELSKLKLEAVKKAVNRFVKFTGASE; from the coding sequence ATGAATGTTTCTGACATTATTAATTACCGTCTCTTTAACCAACAAATTGCCAGAACAGCGTTTAGTACCCCACAGCAAATTGTAAGCTGGATGGTTGCCATGCAGGCACAGGAGTATGCGATGTCGAAATGGGCAATTGGTTTGCGGTTAGGCGATGTTACTGATGCTGATGTAGAAAAAGCTTTTAATGATGGCGAGATACTACGAACCCACTTGCTGCGCCCTACATGGCATTTTGCTGCTCCAGATGACATTAGATGGTTGATTGAATTGACCGGGCCCAGAATTCGGAAAGCAATGACTTATTACGAAAGGGAGCTTGAACTTGATAATCAGCTTTTTAAAAAGTGTAATGATATTATAGGAAAGGCTTTGACCGGTGGTAACCACCTTACCAGAACTGCATTGAGTGACCTGCTTATAAATAATGGGATCAGTTTAAATGGCAGGCAAATGGGCCACGTAATGATGAATGCCGAAATGGACTGTTTAGTGTGTAGCGGCAAACGGCAAGGCAAACAATTTACTTATGCACTGTTTGATGAAAGGGCACCAACTCGTTTATCAATAGTTAAGGATGAGGCCTTGCTGTTATTAGCACAACGATATTTTGCAAGCAGAGGCCCTGCAACGCTTAAAGATTTTTCTGTATGGTCTGGACTTACCATTACTGATGCAAAAAAAGCCGGTTCAATGCTAGATAATAACGAATTTACCAAAGAGACTTTTAATGATATAGAATACATACTTAAAAGAGAAACATTAGAAATGGCATTGGATGCTGCCTCAGCTAAAAAGATTCAAAAGAGTTTTCTGATGCCTGATTATGATGAGTATGGAATGGGGTATATAGATCGCACTGCGATATTTAACCCCATTAAGCTGTCTAGCGAATTTAGAAAGAAAAACCCGGTGTTTGATAGAATGGTTATAGTTGATGGCATTATTGAAGGTACATGGAAAAGAACAGTAAAGGCCAAATCAGTAGTAGTTGAAACTTATCTTTTTAGGGAATTAAGTAAATTAAAATTGGAAGCTGTAAAAAAAGCTGTTAACAGATTTGTTAAGTTTACCGGTGCTAGTGAATAG
- a CDS encoding RNA polymerase sigma factor, whose protein sequence is MLIEHNASDAELIRECKKGNLKYQEMLYKRFYAYAMGIGMRYLINKDDALVVVNDAFIKVFNSLHNFKDDLEFRPWFRKILVNTALDSKRKNLKYVYDSEIPEVHQQTMYPSAIEKLSAADILNLMKQLPETHHIVFNLYEIDGYSHKEIGQMLSIPESSSRTYLTRAKQALQKLIQSDLIKI, encoded by the coding sequence ATGCTTATCGAACATAACGCCTCAGATGCTGAGTTAATAAGGGAGTGTAAAAAGGGCAACCTAAAATACCAGGAAATGTTGTACAAGCGGTTCTATGCTTATGCAATGGGAATTGGTATGCGCTATCTTATTAATAAAGACGATGCTTTGGTAGTGGTAAATGATGCTTTTATTAAAGTATTTAACTCTTTGCACAATTTTAAAGACGACTTAGAATTTAGACCCTGGTTTAGAAAAATATTGGTTAATACCGCTCTTGATAGTAAAAGAAAGAACTTGAAATACGTTTATGATAGTGAAATTCCGGAGGTGCATCAGCAAACCATGTATCCTTCTGCTATTGAAAAACTCTCGGCAGCCGATATTTTGAACCTGATGAAGCAGCTTCCGGAAACACACCATATAGTTTTTAACCTGTATGAAATTGATGGCTATTCGCATAAAGAAATTGGCCAGATGCTAAGTATACCCGAAAGTTCGTCGAGGACTTACCTTACCAGGGCGAAACAAGCATTACAAAAATTAATACAAAGCGACCTTATAAAGATATGA
- a CDS encoding phosphocholine-specific phospholipase C has translation METRRDFIKKATLLTGALGIAGILPPSIQRAMAINPKVGSTFLDAEHVVFLMQENRSFDHAFGTLKGVRGFNDPRAIALPNQYPVWLQSNKKGQTYAPFRLNIKDTKATWMSALPHSWENQVDARNNGRYDGWLEAKRSGNKEYADMPLTMGYYNREDIPFYYSLADAFTVCDHNFCSILTGTSPNRCFFWTGKIREEQNATSTAHHSNGYIDGSEKVSWSTFPERLSKHNVDWKIYQNELSVGVGLENEEDDWLANFTDNDMEFFKQYHVKRHPEHLVYLRKAKTELEAKLKEKPDDKLKKKLDFVTKEIEFLEVNTLDKLTPEQQDLHKRAFVTNRNDPDFHSLETITYDDNGTQRTAQIPKGDVLHQFREDVDKGKLPTVSWLVAPSNFSDHPGAPWYGAWYLSEAIDILTKNPEVWKKTIFILTYDENDGYFDHLPPFVSPDPKNPETGIVSKSLDNSSEYLYKGKNSERESSIGLGFRVPMVVVSPWSRGGYVNSQVFDHTSSIQFLEHFLSHKTGQKIYEDNISSWRRSLCGDLTSVFRPYNGENIPLPKAVERLPFLESIHKAKFAKLPNNFKNLDQLAIAGIIKNPKGNPNLPKQEPGIKPANAIPYELYAHGAFDKASNQFKVDFTAGNKFFGNKAKGAGFIVYANDNNWNFTVDAGDMLNYSWPLNNDAYDLKIYSANGFYRRYKGGANDPKIAISLMYQSEKDGSRVNGNVLLHVKRLANGEQVSLTVKDNSYKKAAVKAVLKKNQEEIFIPLDLKSSHSWYDFAVTAEKHTGYSQQFAGHAEHSKESFTDPLMGNMV, from the coding sequence ATGGAAACCAGAAGAGACTTTATCAAGAAAGCAACCTTATTAACCGGTGCGCTAGGCATAGCAGGCATTTTACCGCCATCAATACAAAGAGCTATGGCAATAAATCCTAAAGTGGGCAGTACCTTTTTAGATGCAGAACATGTGGTATTTTTAATGCAGGAAAACAGATCGTTTGACCATGCTTTTGGCACACTTAAGGGCGTAAGGGGCTTTAACGACCCCAGAGCCATTGCCCTGCCCAACCAATACCCTGTATGGTTGCAAAGCAATAAAAAAGGCCAAACCTATGCCCCTTTCAGATTAAATATTAAAGATACAAAAGCAACCTGGATGAGTGCTCTTCCACATTCGTGGGAAAACCAGGTAGATGCCCGTAACAACGGCAGATACGATGGCTGGCTTGAGGCCAAAAGATCTGGCAATAAAGAATATGCCGATATGCCACTAACCATGGGCTACTACAATCGTGAGGATATTCCTTTCTACTATTCTCTTGCTGATGCTTTTACAGTGTGTGATCATAATTTCTGTTCTATTTTAACCGGAACCAGCCCTAACCGCTGCTTTTTCTGGACAGGTAAAATCCGCGAAGAACAAAACGCCACCTCTACCGCACACCACTCAAACGGATATATAGATGGATCAGAAAAAGTTTCATGGAGTACATTTCCAGAGCGTCTGTCTAAACACAATGTAGACTGGAAAATATACCAAAACGAGCTAAGTGTAGGCGTTGGTCTGGAAAATGAAGAAGACGACTGGCTGGCTAATTTTACAGATAATGATATGGAGTTTTTTAAACAATATCATGTAAAAAGACATCCTGAGCACCTGGTTTACCTGCGCAAAGCAAAAACCGAACTAGAAGCCAAGCTAAAAGAGAAACCAGACGACAAACTAAAAAAGAAGCTTGATTTTGTAACCAAAGAGATTGAGTTTTTAGAAGTAAACACTCTTGATAAATTAACTCCGGAACAACAAGACCTACATAAAAGAGCCTTTGTTACCAACCGTAATGATCCCGATTTCCATAGCCTGGAAACCATTACTTATGACGACAATGGCACTCAAAGAACTGCCCAGATTCCTAAAGGAGATGTGCTGCATCAATTCCGCGAGGATGTTGACAAGGGTAAATTACCAACGGTTTCATGGCTGGTTGCACCAAGTAACTTTTCTGACCATCCGGGCGCGCCATGGTATGGTGCCTGGTATCTTTCAGAAGCAATAGATATTTTAACCAAAAATCCGGAAGTATGGAAAAAGACCATCTTTATTCTTACTTACGATGAAAACGACGGATATTTTGATCACCTGCCACCTTTTGTATCTCCTGATCCAAAAAATCCGGAAACCGGGATAGTTTCAAAATCATTAGACAACAGCTCTGAATATCTTTACAAAGGCAAAAACAGTGAAAGAGAAAGCTCTATTGGTTTAGGCTTCAGGGTGCCAATGGTAGTGGTGTCGCCTTGGTCACGTGGCGGTTATGTAAACTCTCAGGTATTTGACCACACCTCTTCTATCCAATTTTTAGAGCATTTTCTGAGTCATAAAACAGGTCAGAAGATTTACGAAGATAATATAAGCTCATGGAGAAGAAGTCTATGTGGCGACTTAACTTCTGTATTCAGACCTTACAACGGCGAGAACATTCCTTTGCCAAAAGCAGTAGAAAGATTACCTTTTCTTGAAAGCATTCATAAAGCTAAATTTGCCAAGCTACCTAACAACTTCAAAAACTTAGATCAGCTGGCTATTGCAGGTATCATTAAAAACCCTAAAGGCAATCCTAACCTACCAAAACAGGAACCCGGTATTAAACCTGCAAATGCAATTCCATACGAACTTTATGCCCATGGTGCTTTTGATAAGGCTAGCAATCAGTTTAAAGTTGACTTTACTGCAGGCAACAAATTCTTTGGAAACAAAGCTAAGGGCGCCGGTTTTATAGTATACGCTAATGATAATAACTGGAATTTTACGGTTGATGCAGGCGATATGCTAAACTATAGCTGGCCTTTAAACAACGATGCTTACGATTTAAAAATATACAGTGCCAACGGTTTTTACCGCAGATATAAAGGCGGTGCCAACGATCCTAAAATTGCTATTTCTTTAATGTACCAAAGTGAAAAGGACGGCAGCAGGGTAAATGGCAATGTATTACTCCATGTTAAACGTTTAGCTAATGGCGAACAGGTTAGCTTAACAGTAAAAGACAACAGCTATAAAAAAGCCGCTGTAAAAGCGGTTTTAAAGAAAAATCAGGAAGAGATTTTTATCCCTTTGGATCTGAAATCGAGCCACAGCTGGTATGATTTTGCGGTAACCGCAGAAAAACATACGGGCTACAGTCAGCAATTTGCAGGCCATGCAGAGCATTCAAAAGAAAGCTTTACCGATCCACTAATGGGAAATATGGTTTAA
- a CDS encoding SusD/RagB family nutrient-binding outer membrane lipoprotein, with the protein MKKLIYSLIAGVLLMSSCKDQDLMNIDPNKPTQTHPQLLLTKIEWDTFRAYSGTSPLYATRMLVQTDGESEGQYFKWGRGDFGPYSSLRNVTKMIEEATRINDNSYIALAKFFRAYYFYNLTLTFGDIPYNQALKGEDQAGYTPPVYDNQKTVFQGILKELDEANNMLKGLNVIIAGDIIYKGDAAKWRRLVNSFRLKVLMTLSKKESDNDLKVKETFAQIVQSEPILGNTEADGDGQLIFLDQEGNRYPEFNSSGFGSGMFMASTFIEHLQNRKDPRLFLYCTQTKIGKEAGKPINDFTSYEGGDPAAPYAETSIKAAAGKVSKVNDRFPSNPTNEPLVLMGYSEQEFIIAEGIVRNWITGDANQHYKNGVKASFKFYQTYVKGYEAYLTEEKANEYLALPVNNFALSTTTAQKMEQIITQKYLRTFFQSGWSAFYDNLRTGYPDFRRPAGVTIPYRWIYPQSEYDNNRENVSKAIESQFGAGNDKINQQVWWVK; encoded by the coding sequence ATGAAAAAATTAATATATAGTTTAATAGCCGGGGTGCTCCTTATGTCGTCATGTAAGGACCAGGATTTGATGAACATAGACCCCAACAAACCTACCCAAACCCACCCTCAGCTTTTGCTTACAAAAATTGAATGGGATACCTTCCGTGCCTACAGCGGTACATCGCCTTTATACGCCACACGTATGCTGGTGCAAACAGATGGAGAAAGCGAAGGCCAGTATTTTAAATGGGGAAGAGGCGATTTTGGCCCTTACTCCTCTCTTAGAAATGTAACCAAGATGATAGAAGAAGCCACCCGTATTAACGATAACTCCTACATCGCCCTGGCCAAATTCTTTAGAGCTTATTATTTTTACAACCTAACCCTTACTTTTGGCGATATCCCTTACAATCAAGCCCTAAAAGGAGAAGATCAGGCTGGCTACACCCCTCCTGTTTACGACAATCAGAAAACTGTGTTCCAAGGCATCCTTAAAGAACTTGACGAAGCAAACAACATGCTTAAAGGCCTGAATGTAATTATTGCCGGTGATATCATTTACAAAGGTGATGCAGCTAAATGGCGCAGGCTGGTTAACTCTTTCAGATTAAAGGTATTGATGACCTTATCGAAAAAAGAAAGCGACAATGATCTGAAAGTTAAAGAAACCTTTGCCCAGATTGTACAAAGCGAGCCAATTTTAGGCAATACAGAAGCCGATGGCGATGGCCAGTTGATATTCCTGGATCAGGAAGGAAACCGCTATCCGGAATTTAACTCAAGCGGTTTCGGATCTGGTATGTTTATGGCATCTACTTTTATAGAGCACCTGCAAAACAGAAAAGACCCGCGTTTATTCCTGTATTGTACACAAACAAAAATCGGTAAAGAGGCAGGCAAGCCAATTAATGATTTCACATCATACGAAGGTGGAGACCCTGCAGCTCCATATGCCGAAACCAGTATTAAGGCCGCAGCAGGTAAAGTATCTAAAGTAAACGACCGTTTTCCAAGCAACCCTACCAATGAACCTTTGGTACTAATGGGCTACTCGGAACAAGAATTCATTATTGCCGAAGGAATTGTAAGAAACTGGATTACCGGCGATGCTAACCAGCACTACAAAAACGGGGTTAAAGCATCCTTTAAATTCTATCAAACTTATGTTAAAGGTTACGAGGCCTACTTAACCGAAGAAAAAGCAAATGAATACTTAGCATTACCCGTAAACAACTTTGCTTTGAGTACAACCACTGCCCAAAAAATGGAGCAGATAATTACTCAAAAGTATTTAAGAACCTTTTTCCAATCGGGTTGGAGTGCATTTTACGATAACCTTAGAACCGGATACCCTGATTTCCGTCGTCCTGCCGGGGTTACCATCCCTTACCGTTGGATTTATCCTCAGTCTGAATACGACAACAACAGGGAAAATGTTTCAAAAGCAATTGAATCCCAGTTCGGTGCAGGTAACGATAAAATAAACCAGCAAGTTTGGTGGGTAAAATAA
- a CDS encoding SusC/RagA family TonB-linked outer membrane protein, whose amino-acid sequence MKRKLLLFSVICLFFAQAAIAQNLIKGVVKDTRGVGIPGVSVSVVNAKKATVTDFEGKYSIPAAADATLSFTYLGYISQNAPVAGKAQLDIILQEDSKTLGEVVVTAIGIKQQKKKIGYATQEVKLDVLSESKTMNIGNALSGQVAGLTVNNPTGMFQAPSFSLRGKNPLIVINGIPVETDFFDVSGDNIANINVLKGTTASALYGSRGKNGAILITTKNAENDGLEININTNNMVTAGFTVFPKTQTEYGNGSNGKYEFWDGEDGGISDGDMIWGPKFQPGVKIAQWNSPIRNKQTGETIQWYGNVKGTIYDDKSKYERVPTDWVRHDNLNDFLRPGIVTNNDFSVAYKGAKAQFYASGKYSFQRGQVPNTSLTTGGMNFNSSFNLTSNLQLDATLSYNKVSSPNYPRYGYGPKNHMYTILIWMGDDVNGKDLRDHMYVPGMEGYRQANYNYAWYNNPYFASEELTQSTDRNVLNAQAKLRWQVTPDLSLQARASGRENKSFDNMKSPKSYMNYGDSRNGDYKMWNNSQMNVDLDFLASYNKEISKDLTFTLNAGASTFNRDIQQEYASSDGLIVPFVYSLNNTQGPVQATNYLEQKSIRSVYGSANFDLFNAVYLNVTGRNDWSSTLAKENRSYFYPSASLSTMVSDYIKMPKALDYLKLYTSWAKVSNDLAPYSIFSTYTKDVTYGSIPSVSYPNGIINPNINPEKSTSYEVGLSTSLVKKVGLEFTYYNVIDENQIIDLSTSEASGFKTRKVNGNKYKTQGLEIMANYNAVKTQNFRWDIAANWSTSVKKLTEIYNNQAKFGDLKLNERADSFYGTVWQKSATGEVILDPNTGLPTRDNFNVNLGHSDPSWRLGLQNKFMIKGFDVNIDIDGAWGGVMRSVTIEKMWWGGKHPSSVEFRDAEYAAGKAIYIPEGVVITGGELKRDVNGNVLSDTRTYKKNTTAVNWQTWSQIYPYQARVTEDENKKFANVFDRSFFKLRRISVGYDLAKVIKMGSLKSVHVSAYSYNPLMWKKMPLLDPDYGDDNNLQDPSARFIGFSLSVKL is encoded by the coding sequence ATGAAAAGAAAACTACTTTTATTTAGTGTTATATGCCTCTTCTTCGCTCAGGCAGCTATAGCACAAAATCTCATTAAAGGGGTCGTAAAAGACACCAGGGGTGTAGGCATACCCGGCGTTAGCGTAAGTGTAGTAAATGCCAAAAAGGCTACAGTTACAGATTTCGAAGGAAAATACAGCATTCCGGCAGCAGCAGACGCAACACTTTCCTTTACTTACCTGGGCTACATTTCGCAAAATGCACCGGTAGCAGGTAAAGCCCAATTAGACATTATCTTACAAGAAGATTCTAAAACACTTGGCGAGGTAGTAGTAACCGCAATAGGTATTAAACAGCAAAAGAAAAAAATAGGATACGCAACACAGGAAGTAAAACTTGATGTATTGTCAGAATCAAAAACAATGAACATTGGTAATGCCCTATCCGGACAAGTTGCAGGTTTAACAGTAAACAACCCAACAGGGATGTTCCAGGCACCAAGCTTTTCTTTAAGAGGTAAAAACCCACTTATTGTAATTAATGGGATTCCTGTTGAAACAGACTTTTTTGATGTTTCTGGCGATAATATTGCCAACATAAACGTATTAAAAGGTACAACAGCATCAGCTTTGTACGGTTCAAGAGGTAAAAACGGTGCAATACTAATCACCACAAAAAATGCCGAAAATGACGGATTGGAAATCAACATCAATACCAACAATATGGTTACAGCCGGTTTCACTGTATTTCCAAAAACACAAACTGAATACGGAAACGGATCAAACGGAAAATATGAATTCTGGGACGGCGAAGACGGTGGTATCTCTGATGGTGATATGATCTGGGGTCCCAAGTTCCAGCCAGGTGTTAAAATTGCACAATGGAACAGCCCTATCAGAAACAAGCAAACCGGAGAAACCATACAATGGTATGGAAATGTTAAGGGAACTATTTATGATGATAAATCTAAGTACGAAAGAGTACCTACTGACTGGGTTAGACACGACAACTTAAACGATTTTCTTAGACCCGGAATAGTAACCAACAATGATTTTTCTGTAGCCTACAAAGGTGCTAAAGCACAATTTTATGCTTCGGGTAAATATTCATTTCAAAGAGGCCAGGTGCCAAACACCTCACTTACAACAGGCGGCATGAACTTTAACTCTTCATTTAACCTTACCAGCAACCTCCAATTAGACGCTACCTTATCATACAACAAAGTTAGCTCGCCAAATTATCCACGTTACGGATACGGACCTAAAAACCACATGTACACCATCTTAATATGGATGGGTGATGATGTTAATGGTAAAGACCTTAGAGACCACATGTATGTTCCGGGTATGGAAGGTTACAGACAAGCCAATTATAACTACGCCTGGTACAACAACCCATATTTCGCTTCCGAAGAACTTACACAATCAACAGATAGAAATGTATTAAATGCACAGGCAAAACTTAGGTGGCAGGTAACGCCTGATCTAAGTTTGCAGGCAAGAGCATCAGGCCGCGAAAACAAATCGTTCGATAACATGAAAAGCCCTAAATCGTACATGAACTACGGCGATTCAAGAAATGGCGATTACAAAATGTGGAACAATTCGCAAATGAATGTCGACCTGGATTTTCTTGCTTCATACAACAAAGAAATATCAAAAGACCTAACCTTCACATTAAACGCGGGTGCTTCAACCTTTAACAGAGACATACAACAGGAATACGCATCAAGCGACGGTTTAATTGTTCCTTTTGTTTACAGTTTAAACAATACTCAAGGCCCTGTACAGGCTACAAATTACCTGGAGCAGAAATCAATCCGAAGTGTATACGGATCAGCAAACTTTGATTTATTTAATGCAGTTTACCTAAACGTAACCGGCAGAAATGACTGGTCGTCAACCCTTGCAAAAGAGAACAGATCATATTTCTATCCATCTGCATCGTTAAGTACTATGGTTTCAGATTATATTAAAATGCCTAAAGCTCTTGATTATTTAAAACTTTACACCTCATGGGCAAAAGTATCAAACGACCTTGCCCCATACAGTATCTTTTCTACTTATACAAAAGATGTTACTTACGGATCTATACCATCTGTTAGCTACCCTAATGGCATTATCAATCCTAATATTAATCCAGAAAAATCTACATCATACGAGGTTGGTTTATCTACTTCGTTAGTTAAAAAAGTGGGTCTGGAATTTACCTATTACAATGTAATAGACGAGAACCAGATCATAGATTTAAGCACATCAGAGGCATCTGGTTTTAAAACACGTAAGGTAAACGGCAACAAATATAAAACACAAGGTCTGGAAATAATGGCCAATTATAACGCCGTAAAAACTCAGAATTTTAGATGGGACATTGCTGCAAACTGGAGCACCTCTGTAAAGAAATTAACCGAAATTTATAACAACCAGGCTAAATTTGGCGACCTTAAATTAAACGAAAGAGCTGACAGCTTTTATGGAACAGTATGGCAAAAAAGTGCCACAGGCGAGGTAATTTTAGATCCAAACACCGGCCTTCCTACCAGAGATAATTTTAACGTAAACCTTGGTCACAGCGATCCAAGCTGGCGTTTAGGTTTGCAAAACAAATTCATGATAAAAGGTTTTGATGTAAATATCGATATCGACGGTGCATGGGGTGGTGTTATGCGCTCTGTAACTATCGAAAAAATGTGGTGGGGTGGTAAACATCCTAGCTCTGTTGAATTCAGAGACGCAGAATACGCAGCCGGAAAAGCAATTTACATTCCAGAAGGTGTAGTAATTACCGGTGGCGAACTTAAAAGAGATGTAAACGGAAACGTACTTTCTGATACACGTACTTATAAGAAAAACACAACTGCTGTAAACTGGCAAACATGGAGTCAGATCTATCCATACCAGGCCAGGGTTACTGAAGATGAAAACAAGAAATTCGCTAACGTTTTTGATCGCTCATTCTTCAAATTAAGAAGAATATCTGTAGGCTATGACCTTGCAAAGGTTATAAAAATGGGCAGCTTAAAATCTGTTCACGTATCTGCATACAGCTACAACCCATTAATGTGGAAGAAAATGCCATTACTAGATCCTGATTATGGTGACGACAATAACCTGCAAGATCCATCTGCAAGATTTATCGGCTTCTCACTAAGTGTAAAACTTTAA
- a CDS encoding DEAD/DEAH box helicase: MSLDKLKLSKPLVTAMNDAGYISAKEIQAKALSRIIGGQDIIAVGPEGCGKTTTYVLGVLMRLKYSTDEAPKVLILVPDQERVLAVIEEFRLLSKNRNLRIIGLYGTGGMDEVIQELLDGIDIVVATPTRARAVYLKLGLNLNRLQMLIVDDAEVIVKQGMQLPVCELARSAGKVQHLIFTTVVHDKLNHMIDQFMNFPATLEVEDLGDSKAVTHELLLYQVPNFKTKVNLLNLLLRDDEVFDKVVVFVNSRLTAQKLSKSLHSAKPGVVSLLNPLFFDEEGFDHLDDFKDTPEARVLIVANEGSANVNLSGIPFIFHFEVPEQKELFLSRVVKSGSEDIVAITFATDMELVDLRKIEQSLGAKIPVMDLPEDLVVDKVVKTTAKIKTVKENTDLPKGGGAFHEKKESNAKDYNYGIGQKAKMTMKKKHS, encoded by the coding sequence GTGTCGTTAGATAAATTAAAACTAAGCAAGCCGCTGGTAACAGCAATGAATGATGCCGGATATATTTCTGCTAAAGAAATTCAGGCTAAAGCCTTATCCAGAATAATTGGCGGGCAAGATATTATTGCTGTTGGACCAGAGGGCTGTGGTAAAACTACAACCTATGTGCTTGGGGTTTTAATGCGTTTAAAATACAGTACCGATGAAGCTCCTAAAGTATTGATTCTTGTTCCTGATCAGGAACGTGTACTTGCTGTAATTGAAGAGTTCAGGCTTTTAAGTAAAAACCGCAACCTGCGCATTATAGGTTTGTATGGCACTGGAGGGATGGATGAAGTGATACAGGAACTGCTTGATGGGATTGATATTGTTGTTGCTACACCTACAAGAGCACGTGCGGTATATTTAAAGCTTGGCCTTAACTTAAACAGATTACAGATGCTGATTGTTGATGATGCCGAGGTAATTGTAAAACAAGGGATGCAGTTGCCTGTTTGTGAATTGGCAAGAAGTGCAGGTAAGGTTCAGCATTTAATTTTCACTACTGTTGTTCATGATAAACTGAATCATATGATTGATCAGTTTATGAATTTTCCTGCCACTTTAGAGGTTGAAGATTTAGGGGACAGTAAGGCGGTAACACATGAGCTTTTGTTATATCAGGTTCCTAATTTTAAAACGAAAGTAAATTTATTGAACCTGCTGCTTCGTGATGATGAGGTGTTTGATAAGGTAGTAGTATTTGTGAATTCGAGATTGACCGCGCAAAAGCTTAGCAAAAGTTTACATTCGGCAAAACCCGGTGTTGTTTCTTTGTTGAACCCTTTGTTTTTTGATGAAGAAGGATTTGATCATTTAGATGATTTTAAAGATACACCTGAAGCGAGGGTTTTAATTGTAGCAAATGAGGGTTCAGCAAATGTAAACCTATCGGGTATTCCATTTATATTCCATTTCGAGGTTCCTGAACAAAAAGAATTGTTTTTAAGTCGTGTAGTAAAATCAGGATCGGAAGATATTGTAGCCATTACTTTTGCTACTGATATGGAGTTGGTGGATTTAAGAAAAATTGAACAATCATTAGGGGCTAAAATTCCGGTTATGGATTTGCCTGAAGATTTGGTAGTTGATAAAGTTGTTAAAACTACAGCAAAGATTAAAACTGTAAAAGAAAATACAGATTTACCTAAAGGCGGTGGTGCTTTTCATGAAAAAAAGGAAAGCAATGCTAAAGATTACAACTACGGAATAGGGCAGAAGGCTAAGATGACTATGAAAAAGAAACACAGTTAG